The segment ttttaattttcatttaaaactatatatttgaGAACACACAACGTGATAGAAAATGTGTGTTGCATTAACTGTACATTAGAACAATAAAGGCAGAGAATTTTTTTGGATGCATCATCAACGGggtcattatcatcatcatacaCCATCATCCTTTTAACGATTTACAGCCTACCTCCGGCTTAATAACTGCAACAGACCGACATGGGATGGGAAATTGCCAAGGAAGGGTGAAGGAAGGAATATTCCCAGGAAGTTAGGAGGTTAAAAGGGTTGAGATATGTCCCTGGGAAAGGGTTGCACAATAAAGACAACGCCTTCGCACATAAATATAGGTACTTgagtttgaataatatttgagAACTATGACATAAATTGGAAAAGCTTAGCATATTTGATTTTTTCCTTACCGGCGTAACATAAATCAGACCAACAAGAAAACCGACTGTGCAGGTCGCGGAAGACATGTAGATTGTTGGCACACGGGGGAACGTGTCCAGTAGTATAGTATTTAATGTGGATAATGAAGCCACACCAGATCCGACTCCTAATACGGCCATCATTAAAAGAAGAGAACCGCGAAAAGATTAAATAAACGGCATTTATAGAATAATCTCTGCCCgaattaaattagaaatgttAGAATATTTTAAGTCCTTTCTTTAACCTCTATTAGGATTGTTAGCCTGACAAAAGTCGGCTTATAAAaccacaccggacttttgggtgaacGCTTTAGGCACTCGCAACAAGGATCGCATTAATAAATACTTCacaatggtaaaatatttgtatttaatgtgCCAATTTACTTGCGGTACGAAAGGTGACTGTGCGATCGCATCTGGGTACGAAATGAAGGCCAGACTGGTGCCGCCGGTTCCAATGACTTGGCCCACATCATCGTAATTCAACTGGTAGGCCAAATTACCCAGCACTCCGAATATAGTTATGCCAGAAATCAAACTCGTAAACGTATCCAAGGTGGTCACGATCATCGAATCtctggaaataatataaaattcattgaTTATTATTGGCGcataatatgttgttttttaaatgattcgAGAGAGagatttatattcattatcGATATTAGTTTAGGACACAGTATTACATTCGAGTTGTTTTATATAAAGGTGGCCGGAAGTTAGGAATTTTTGTATCCGTCCATCCCCCACCTCCAACGGTTTGTTAAACTAAACATATCGATGTTTAGTTTGGTTATAAGtgtcatataatattttgcgATGAAATTATATGTTAAGTTAGAACCTCATTACTGTATAATTTTGcgttattagttttatttatcaaggAAAACGCATTTCCCACTACCACCCAACTAGGCTCAACTGGGCAGTGGGATCATGTATTATAGAACTGTATTAAATTCTGTTTTCCGACACACTCGGCTCTCTATCTCGCATTTATCAGACACTACGTTCcggtttcaaggacattgtaatttgtaactagTGTACctactcgacataataagacttaacatctcatgtctcaggatggcgagcgcagtggaataccaaacaatactttgtaattcaaggtgttggtgggatgttgttttcattgtttatgggaggcggtcgtatcgcttaccatcaggcgaacagcaagctcgtctcgtcattcaaagcaataaaaaacaacctaaaccttcctcaaaaattgaagaattgtttttaaaattgttgatacTTATTGAAAATTAGTATATAGACTTATAAATGACAGTTAAATGTAAAACTCACAATCCTCATACATGGGAGCAGTAAAAGTCGTAAATATGTAACGAACCTGTAAACATTTTGTGTAAACTTGTTGTATGACGCAAACATGATAAGAGTTCCAGAGCAAACGGAGATAGAGAAAATGCTTGAGTAACTGCCGCATACCACACctgaaaagtataaaaaaagaatattatttgaaaattgttagAAAATTATATGCAATTCAGTGAATGTTAAGACCTTACCTTAATTTCTAATATCTTGGCCCAAACGGGTGTTATGAAAAAAAGGATACCTTTACCCGCTCCGGGTAATGTAACTGCCCTGTTAAAATAATGAgcaatttaaagaaattaataaataaaaatacgaaaagGACTTTTGTAACAAATCTTTGGACagatattatatgaatatttttgttcaagATCAAACTGTGCTAAAACTCAAATACcaagtatataaaaagtatatatcaTATGTATTTATAAGCTTGATTCCTTAATaaacatgaataattaaataaaaaatgtaacccACCTAATCAACAAAATGAAAATCACGACATATGGGAACAACGCTAAGAAATATGCCGCTTTTCCAGAGCTTTTCACACCACGAGAAAcgattagaaaaataaaaaaccacgaCGCAAAGAGGCACAATGTTAGATCCCATAGAGGTGCgcctgaaacaaaaatatagcaaattatacaaaattttaaatcttttagcTGTTGAGggttcgatctacgcagaaaTGGCTCAGTGTCTTGGAGtctaattaaatgtagaacaagATGTTAGGCTTGTGCATACTACGTAGATCGGAacgtaaacagaaaaaaataatattgtaaaatgtaggtatataatacttataacattGAGTTTTCTGACGACGAACACCTCATTCCCCCCGGTAACCATCAAatctacaaagtcttcgaaacctcgggagaaacatataatatagaaaatattgtttaatttttacttcttttaattatagaaaataactGGGTCGTCGTTgaacagttttattaatattgacgaTACTCACCAATTCCATCGTGAATGCCGTCAGGCTGGCGTAGAACCGTCTGCCTAAAatgatattacaaaatttaaagatgtatatttaataatttgaaagtgctttacaaaaatttgaaattataaattagtaaaaagcCATTAATCAAGGTAGTCTGTAGGCTATTTAACGTCATACTATCACCAATAGGAaaggagcatcaatgaaaaatgcaaaaaaacaggaaaaaaaatatactttatgatAACTTATGTTGCGTCactgcgtgcgctgcgtaaacggttaaacgCAACATGTATGAGGGAATTACGTCACTTAAAACGttctacaaacataatattataaaataaagtcccccgccgcatctgtctgcctgtataGATTAAACGTACCTAATAGATACTAATTATTCGAGATAATTAAACAGTatgcacgtaaaaaaaatacgaaaattttTACCGTCTAAAAccacaaaaagaaaatatttccattaactggttatatactggataccaattttctTTATACTATTGTTAATTTACTTAACTAGCTTACCtagcattttttaaatgtgtgatgctatttattgttatatatacatAGAAAAATTACCCCGATACGAATCGATATCGACACAttgtaattactttaaaaaatcttaatttatttaatttgatttgttacTATTTTCTTTAACTTAAAAATCTTACGCCTTAACCtagttatgaaaattataattcacgTAACGACTCATCAGAACAGAGGATACTGTGCCTCGAGCAGAGTCGAGGCGCCATTTTAATtaagcaccgactccaaaattggtaaccagtatatatcTGTTaagtatgtgaaaatatttttttggttttgagtggtttttgaagatggtaaaattttttgtaaaaaaaaatatttataaataactaatactcaaggcaattataaattataatgtaaagccACATTAGCAACCCGACCCAGAATTGATTTAAGAATTTCCTTCCTTGGTCCGACACGAAGAATATATAAAGTAGACGGAATTCAGAAAGCGCATCCGTGAAAGTGCAGCGTCATTGTTTGCAAATTTTATGCCAATTTTAGATGAGAcgcaaataaaatagttaaattattcaTCTACTTACGTAAAGTAATACTCAGCACTGCTTCTAGCTTTCCCACCAAATTCAGATTCGTTTGCGGCATGGCCCGAGGGAACGCAGTTCACCCATTCTGGCTGACATACAGCCCATGGGAGGGTTGAATTAAAACTAACAGCTAAATAGTAAAGGCAAAGAGCTATTATCGAGACGTAATAAGAGAGTACGTATGAAGTACCGAGAGCCTGTGCGTATCcagtgcctaaaacaaaaacattcgaaattataatcattgaagCAAGGTTGTAGGTCCCTAACAACATTGTACGTCCCTATACCGTTTGTTGTTATAGCATAACAGCTATTTAacttgaaagaaagaaatgtttAAAGTCATTGATAACActataatcaaaaacaaaaatattttgtagctctttttagttttttttaattcaaaacttgttttagcgttttATAGCCCATTAATAAAGGAAGGATATAGATTATATAACATCAAGCCTGGAACAATGAAAGCGGGGTTACGCAACAAATTTATACGAAAAAATTTACtcttcaaaattcaaaaaaatatattatataacaaaagccCCCGCTATACTtctctgtctgcctgtctgaatacaataaactcaaaaacgacCCTGCGGACTTCGATGAAATTTGTTTGGTAAGAAGAtcgtttgagaccccgggaaagaaagacataggctactttctattattagggaaatatatagcaggtcttttatcccggaaaaacttttcacgtgGGCGGAGTCGTGAgcaaaagtataataatagaaCCTAAGAATTCCTTGCACCACTgttaccatatttatttttagttttctttatgttgtgtttcagtcgttattataatatttcttaaatgcTGGATGTCTTGACCGCCTCAAACAAGTGTTACTTTATATGTTTTTCGAAACTTAttgtaatgtacaaaataaagaaataactaTTGAGtgtcctataataataaataattaaaaataaaataatatggaataAATTGAAGATAAATTTATGTACGGTTATATAACattaggaaataataaataaaaccataaaagcCAAAGTAGCTAAAATCATTACTGATCTGTTTTTAATGAGTGGAAGTAAAGattagtatattaattattataagcttagattacataggtattttttttttcactcagcTTATTTCTGTTTACAGAGTAGTAGAATGAACTTATAGCCAATACGCCGTGTTAGTCTTATATTCCTATCTTTTACTGCATCTACTGTGTATGTAGGGTAAGTACTGTGAGTAAACTATGAAAGGAATGTTGCTTACCTTTCATGGCAGGGGACATGGCCCATATTTTAACACCATTTGAATTACTGAATTGGCCAAGAACAGTCTCTAAGTAATACATAGGTTTACCTATTACTAATAATACTATGATATAAGGTATGAGGAAAGCTCCACCACCATTTTGATATGCCACAAATGGAAATCTCCAAACGTTTCCTAAACCAACCGAAGTGGCAATACATGACATCAAAAATTCAAGTTGATTATCCCAGTACGGTCTCTCGTTGGCAGGTTGATTATTCtggaaaaagattttatttgcaattaaattaaaacaaaatatggatTATCTATATAGGGTATGATGGAGTGAGATGGACGTACAGAAGAGATAACCAGTCCATAAAATTACATATCCActcactatataaataaataaataaaataaatatatggaacTAATTATTCGTTGGTTCACTTCGTGCAGTGCGTAAACATTAATACGAGGTTAAagtttttatgacatttgcattaaatattttggtgataaaacatttaattttaacgtgACTGGTCGAATGTAGAAAACCTAACAGAAGCCGGGCAAGCCAGATCGTTTAATTTGGCCGGATGCGCATTCAAAAAGGATATGTCCGTCTTTATCCGCACGCCTTGCAACgctgtttacaaataatattattgaaggtGGTCTATAAATTATGCGGCTGTGTCCTTTTGATTGCTGCTAAGTGAATGGGTCCAAACGCTTCTTGATACGGACACGGTAAAGTGAAACCATTAAGCCGAGTGAGGTCTAAATAGAGTATCAAGTGGCGACTGATGAGAGTCAACTATCTGTCACCAGTCGACATtagtatgccggcctgtttaataAGCCTAGGCCTAAGCCTAAGCttagttcaaaataattaaagttatgaTACCAAAATATATGTTGGTTCCTGAGGTCACTGTATAGAAATCTAGGCTAGTAAAcgaataaattacttactttgCTTTCAGTTAGCATATCTGGTGTCTTTTTCGGAACCCTTAACAGGGCCCAGATTTCGTGAGTTCGCATTGTGAGGTTcgaattctatatttatttgtccGTCATTTTCAGCCTTTAAGGCTTTTCTTAGTTCCTAAACAAAgacaaaacacatttttttttaaatatccatatTTCTTAAATCGTTTAGACTAATAGAAAACTACCATTTCACGAGTGTTGGTGTCCGAATACAACAGCTAACGTTTTTCGAGTTACTGACAGAAATACTGCAattcctaataaaatatatcgtaaagaTTTAAATTACTCAGATAATGTGCAGGAGTATCTTATTTATCGATGATTAAACAACGCATGCCATGCCGATGCTAAAGAAcgatcttattattatattgtttatttaaaactctattgtacatcaaaaccgtaaagaaaagtaaatatacaacagaGGTGATGATAtaacaggaagtacaaatggcggtcttatggctatcttataataattacttataattacttGTGTATAAGTAATTATGCTCACGGGTTCGCCAGCATACAAGAGTattccgggattaaagtcccgctatatattttccagggataGAGAGTAGCCTATGTCTCCTTCCAAAGGGTCGCAATAAATGCGCTATTGTTTGGCACACAGTACACCCCGCGCCCGCCGTCTTCCGTCAACCGGGACAAAACATACGGCCCTCCAGCCGCTGTACCTCCGCTTTTTAAATCTGATATCTTCTAAGATAtctattttaatgaattctGTTAAGGACAGTTTTGATCTACATTCATTAATGTACAAcgtatataatgtatttaattgggTAAGGCATAAGTAAAACTGTGTAATATAAAACAGCTTTgcaaaaacacatattttattatgtgtaaaagataaaaatggttACTACGGTTAATCCTTTAGAGATAAATATATACCATCCCGTTACCATTACCGCGTACCATTTTAACTCCTGTCATTCctcaaactttcacatttgacGTTGATTTAGATTCTGAGCCACAGCCTGGACCATCGAAGAAATGTCGATTAGAGTAGCTAGCTAataactgattaaaaatattatgatgtcgAGGATTACCTTATAAGCAAGATGTCCGGGGAGTAGGCCTACTGGGGATACCACGTAAAAAAAACACGCCTACAAACTCTCCCGCATAGGTGGCGGGGAAAAGAGTCAGGAATGAGTAAGTAAAGTTGTACaaatttaacaaacattttttaagaatatatttacaatcaaaAAAATCatcggattctcatgagcatttacgaacccggtaaactttggagcgctgtaacagcgttttaaatgaatgaaatttaaaaaaattatagggaagaTTTTTCCACAAAAGATCATCTACAAGATTGGTCTGaggtatatttttgtatctatatatataaaaatcaattgctgttcgttagtctcgctaaaactcgagaacggctgaacggatttatcttatcttggtcttgaattattcgtggaggtctagggaagatttaaaaggtgagaaaaattcgaataattgccgggaaaatcctcaaaacagcatttttctatttcccatacaaacgttttctaactaatacgtagagtcaatttgtaatttattaccgctgcataaagttcaaattcgcgtgcgcgttggaggatctaatatcgcgttctgaaactcaacaaaagtgaaagtgaatcgcgaacgcgacaaaattgcatagtctcaaaatacatagtacataaatagtggtcggcttcgagaaactcaattttagctaacttcagttgttaatataatatataactcaaaggtgactgacagtgatatatcaaggaacagcccaaaccattggacggatcgggctaagacttttcatgcataaagctactatgacgtaggcatccctaagaaaggattttgataaattctacccttaaggggataaaataggggatgaaagtttgtataaatgttcttagattttcgactgattgaactgaaattatagattggggataaaattagtttgaacctataagtaccgggaaaatatgtacaagactttttatcaaacagtggaattttatcctggaaaacaccttcacgcgggcgaagccgcgagcaaaagctagtaatgtataaaaaaaaagtaatagagcaaaaaagaatttttttataaaaaaaatctgacttttttgcttataacttctttaatctatatctatactattatataaagctgaagagtttgtttgtttgtttgtttgaacgcgcttatctcaggaactaccggtccaaactgaaaaattctttttgcgttggatagccctttgttcgtggagtgctataggctatatatcatcacgctatacccaataggagcggggcagtaatggctaatctcaggaactaccggtccaaactgaaaaattatttttgcgttggatagccctttgttcgtggagtgctataggctatatatcatcacgctatacccaataggagcggggcagtaatggctaatctcaggaactaccggtccaaactgaaaaattctttttgcgttggatagccctttattcgtggagtgctataggctatatatcatcacgctatacccaataggagcggagcagtaatggctaatctcaggaactaccggtttcaactgaaaaattcgttttgtgttggatagccctttatttgtggaccgctataagctatatatcatcacgctatgaccaataggagcggagcagtaatggctaatctcaggaactaccggttggaactgaaaaatctttttgtgttggatagccctttgttcctggagtgctataggctatatatcatcatgctatgaccaataggagcggagcagtaatgaaacatgttgcaaaaacggggaaaattatgagttttgagagcttccgttgcctgcgctgcgtaaacggttaaagttatgcaacaatgacgtatgacgggattgtttcacttaaaagttctaaataatataacaaagtcccccgctgcatctgtctgccttaacgtgttaaactcaaaaactacctaacgtattaagatgaaatttggtatggagacagtttgagaccctgggaagaacataggctcccggaaactgctatttttataacggaaaactttagcctgaaaaactttttataacgcggacggagccgcgagcaaaagctagtatttaatatagggcaagaagttatataaacatatttgtaggaaAACAATTAGCTACAAGTTATGGCTTTAAAATTTttttgtaagacgcatagttgccgagatatcgcgaaaaaagtgctttcacccctttttccaagatggtgGCCAGGGGACAAGGTTGGCGatcccacaaacttgaggttaagcttctattgaccccccacatatggcccaaaaataaaattgcgtcctctataaatgcaatattcggtctttaattgtaacatttcaatggactaatataCAATTCCGTAGTACCTACATTAATTTGATCTATCTCGTAAAGTTTAGATAGCGTCTGCAATTTAagcgtaaaaaatatgtttcccTAGTAGGGACTAGTAGGGATTCCCTACTAGTCCCTACTAGGGAACATCGGGGAATCGTCAGCGGGCGACAGGGAGCCGACCGCTCTTAGTGTACGTTTTACACATTTCGTACATTGTAGTGACCTCAAGAAtagacggcagcgtggaaggtaggatTCATgatgccgttgacgccgagatcGCCCTTCGATTGCGCGGGGACTTTTGAGACCCTCGCTCTCCCCAGGAGTCGGGCCGCACCAGGCAGCACCGCGCAGGGGTGGCTTCAGACAACCACTTAGACATTGCCGTCTGCGGAAGCCCGTAGCCGTCCCTaattttagttggtatgccgtgcgttgtatataggttagggactcggcccggcgcgGCGGTCGCCCGCAGTTCATCATAAAATCCAGTCGGCTCAAGGCTGGGTCATAAGGCAcagtgaccccaacataaccgcctTATCGCCCCCCTCGAAGGCTAGGCGATAGTTATAAGACACTACCTCCGCgataa is part of the Manduca sexta isolate Smith_Timp_Sample1 unplaced genomic scaffold, JHU_Msex_v1.0 HiC_scaffold_874, whole genome shotgun sequence genome and harbors:
- the LOC119193669 gene encoding LOW QUALITY PROTEIN: sodium-dependent nutrient amino acid transporter 1-like (The sequence of the model RefSeq protein was modified relative to this genomic sequence to represent the inferred CDS: inserted 1 base in 1 codon); amino-acid sequence: MLTESKNNQPANERPYWDNQLEFLMSCIATSVGLGNVWRFPFVAYQNGGGAFLIPYIIVLLVIGKPMYYLETVLGQFSNSNGVKIWAMSPAMKGTGYAQALGTSYVLSYYVSIIALCLYYLAVSFNSTLPWAVCQPEWVNCVPSGHAANESEFGGKARSSAEYYFTQTVLRQPDGIHDGIGAPLWDLTLCLFASWFFIFLIVSRGVKSSGKAAYFLALFPYVVIFILLIRAVTLPGAGKGILFFITPVWAKILEIKVWYAAVTQXIFSISVCSGTLIMFASYNKFTQNVYRDSMIVTTLDTFTSLISGITIFGVLGNLAYQLNYDDVGQVIGTGGTSLAFISYPDAIAQSPFVPQVNWHIKYKYFTIVKYLLMRSLLRVPKAFTQKSVRGSLLLMMAVLGVGSGVASLSTLNTILLDTFPRVPTIYMSSATCTVGFLVGLIYVTPGGQYILELVDYYGGTFMRLFAAITETIGVFWIYGLENLCLDVEFMLRIKISFYWRICWAIITRS